Within Candidatus Melainabacteria bacterium, the genomic segment GAATAATCGCACCCTGCAAACCTTTCATCTCATTTGGCGAAGCCATATAAATTGCCCGACGGCGCTCCAGCACTTTCTGTACAAGCGGTGGATCCCAGCGAGAATAGTGGTTGGATATCAAAATATAGGGACCATCGGCTGGGAGATTTTCTTGACCCGAAATTTCGATACTGTTGAAATGAACGTTCAAACAAATGTTATTGAGCACATTTAAAATGCCAACGCTCCACCAACTTTTTCTGTCCACTAACTGGTTCATGTCTTTACCCTCGAACTCCTGTTGCTGTAAACAACATACGCCCGCAGATAACCACCCTGGTCTTGCGATCAACAGTTCGAAGAGTGTCAGGTTCTACAAAGGTGATTATTTACTTGAAGCTGGCTGAGACGATTTGGACATGAGCGCCAGATAGATGATTGCAGATGTTGCAAAACCAACGAACCAGGCATAGTCGAAAAGTATTTTCAGCGGCGGATAGAACCATCCGACCCACGCTGCAGCGCAACCGACCAGGGTAGCCACAAGAGCGGCTGGATTCGATCCACCTCGATACTTATATATGCCATCGACCAGATAGAGGTCAGGCAAAGCGAGGGTCTTCTTCTTTACTATCCAATAATCGATGATCAAAACTCCGGCAATCGAACCGAGACCGCCGGAATAACCGACCAGCCATTGAAAGATGTAACCGGATGGATCGGCGATAAGCTTCCACGGCTGCATAAGAACACCCAGAATAGCCGTAATCAATCCACCTGTTCTGAAATCGATATAGCGCGGGAATGCATTTGAAAAATCATTGGCAGGTGATACCACATTCGCGGCAATATTCATGGCAAGCGTGGCGACAGCGACCGTGAACATAGCAATGAAGACAGTAAGCGGGTCAGTGAAGAGTGAAATGAGCGAAATAGGGTCCCACAAAACTTTGATGGAAGTGTTTGGATAAATCACCTGAGCAGCGGAAGTGACAATCACACCCATCATCGACAGCAGAGTCATTGCTGCAGGCAAAGCCACCACTTGACCGATGGTTTGCTCTTTCTGACTGCGACCATAGCGGGTGAAGTCAGGCATATTGAGCGAAAGTGTCGCCCAGAAACCAATCATTCCCGTCAAAGATGGAATAAATACGGCTATGAATGAAGGAAAATCTTTGAACTTACCCGGGTCTGAAAGCAACGTTCCTACGCCATGGGCACTCGAGACTGCCCAGACAACCAGCAAGCCGCACATCAGTAAAACAAACGGCGCAGCCAGCCCTTCTATCTTTTTCAAAAGGTCCATGCCGCGGTAAATAACCAGTACGTTCAGTGACCAGAAGATGGCGAAAGAGATCCATTCAGTCAGGGAGTGTTCAAGCAAGGTTGGACCGCCAAGCAGCGTCGGCCAGTCTTTGTATAAGGCAGTAAACAAAGTGTGCAGCGCTTTACCGCCCAACCAGCTCTGAATGCCAAACCATCCGCACGCGACGAGGGCGCGCATCAAAGCCGGCAAATTAGAGCCATACGTGCCATACGCGGCTCTTGCAAAAACTGGAAACGGTATACCGTATTTGGTGCCAGGATGCGAGTTCAACAGAATCGGAATCAAGACAATGATATTGCCAAGCATAATCGTGATGATCGCTTGCCACCAGTTCATACCGGAGGCAATCAAGCCGGAAGAGAGCATGTACGTGGGAATACAGGCAGCCATGCCGACCCACAACGCGGCAAAATTGTATGTGCTCCAGTTTCTCTTAGCCACCGCCACTGGTGCCAGATCATGATTATAGAGAGGGCTCGAACTGATAATACCTTCGTCGCGCAGTTCGACGCGTCCATCGGAATGCTCTTCGACTAAATTTGCGTCCATGCTGTTTCTTCCGTTCATGTTCGACGAATCCTACGGCATAATACTACTCGACAGTTTGTGATTGAACTGTTGATAACCTGCGGCACCGTTCCGCCACGATTAAGAGGCTCAAAACTACAAATGTCCAATCCACACTCAAAAGAGGAAATGGAGCGTTTTCTGAAAGAAGCAATTGCTGAGGCTAGACTTGGCCTCAGCGAGGGCGGCATTCCAATTGGTTCTGTACTGGTACGAGACGGAAAAGTGATCGGGCGCGGTCACAACAGACGAGTCCAGCACAATAACCCTACTGCACATGCCGAGATTGATTGTCTGGCAAATGCTGGGCGAATCAACGATTATTCAGACACGGTCTTGTACTCAACCCTGATGCCATGCGCGATGTGCGCGGGTGCTGCAGTGCAATTCAAAGTTCCGATTGTCGTCGCCGGTGAAAACAGAACCTTCAAAAGTGCCGGTGGATGGATGGAATCGATGGGTACGAAAGTCATCGATATGGATTCAGATGAATGTTTCCAGATGCTCGCCGACTTCGCAAAGGCTTATCCAGACATCTGGAACGAGGATATAGGCATTCCGACAAAGAAATAGTCGGCTAAAAACCCGCAATCGATTCACGATCGCAACACTCGCTATCCCGCTCAGGACAAGCATTCCCAACCTTTCATCTCGACCGATCGGTTAAAAAACTCGTCGGATTGGGCATTTAGTGGTAGAACAGAGTAGGGGAATAAAGGAGAGCTTGTATGAAAGCGCCTACAATCGAAAAGAAACCCGCAGCTCAAAAGAAAAAAGCGTCAACAAAGAAAGCCAGTGCCGCTCTTGCGACCTGCCCGGTGAACGGAGCCGGCTGGTGCCCCTATCCTTTCACTGTTGAACAACTTGAAAGAAGGCTTAGAGAGAAAGCTGAAGCGGCAGCGGAAAAGAAAAGCCGCACAAAAGGCGTGTGAGCGAGAGATTCAGGCTGCAGCCGGTCTTTGAGGCTTCCAGCTAACCAGGCAGACACCATTTTTGCAAACCGGGGCGTTCGCATTCTCTTGCGATTCGGTTGCCTTGTCTCGATTTTCACCGACGTTTGTGGATTCGGTACGATTCGTTGCTTCGTCGTTCTTTAAAATCTGGTGCGTATTCATCGTGGGCTCCGTCATATTGATCGGGTTTCTTCATCCGTGCCAGGATAATAGTCCTTTCATCTGCTATGGTCGATTGGGGAAATTACTAAGTAGTGCGTAAAAATCCCATGAAAAATACCGTTTCGAACGACGGCGAGAACTCAAAAATGTCATATCGAACGCTTATCTTGCGCCTGATAATTCTGGCAGCATTCCTGCTCAATTGCTCAAAAGCCTCAATAGCTGAGCCTTTGCAGGGAAAGATCGAACACAGTCGAAAAATGCCGTCAGTCAATAAAATGCTCAAGCCAGGCATCCACTACGACGAAACCGCCGATAAACCTATGTCGAACGCCTGGGTCCGCATTCCTCACTGGCTGGCTGGTATCTGGTCGATCAAAGAAGAGACGACTGTTTTTCAGGAAGACCTGAAAACCGGGCGGCGAGACAGAGAGCAGCACAGCTTCACGGCTAAAAGCAAGTTTGGCTATGGCAAACAAACGGACAGAACTGGTCAAATCTGGCACTATGTGGGCGTTCCCTATACCTCAGACACAACCATGTCGGGGCTTATTGAATATCACCAGGTCCTGGAAAAGGACGTGTCAATCCAATCCACAAACAAAGTCAGCGTCAAAACCAGGGTGATCGTGGTGAAAGTGCGCAAGCCGAGCGGCGATATCAAAGAAACATACCAGCAAGAAAGCATCAATACCTATACCTACGATCCAGCCCAAGACGTGATAGCGATGGAATCTTCCACCAAAGCATTCAATGCGGATGGCACGCCCGTAAGCCTCACATGCAACAAGGCGACAATTCACAGACAGAACAAGTACTCAGTAATCAATGAGGAATACGGCAGAGACCTGAAGTCACTCTTCCATCAGTTCTTGTTGTCGCAGGGACTGGCTACGTTAGTTCCTAATTGAAATCGCCCGCGGGTCAAACCCGAGCAGCCGGTTTGTAGGGCTGGAAACCGAGAAAAGATGAGCCTTGCCAGCTTCCGGCCGTGACCACAAGTGGTCCGATTCCATCCAATTCCAGCTTTACCACAGGACCGTGCACTGTTATGGATTTGAGCTGGGACTTGTAGATCCAGCTCCAGTCCACGGCACAAACTGCTTCGGTCGGAACAGGCAAGTCGTTGTTAGGAACAACTTTTGCGGAAATTCGCGGACCTTCGTGAGAGTCCATCTGAAGCCCGTGTTCTCCCTCGAAGTGAATGGAAAAATTCTTCAAGCTACTCGTTGCTTTGCTGATCCGTTTACCAATCAAAGTTGTGACTTCGTCGCTCATACTCGACCTCTGCAGTTAATCCAATCGCGGCGTGATTTCGCTGCGATGATTGTACCGCGGACAGAGGAAACGAATAAAACGATTCTATCGACTTGCGGATTTCGCAGATTCTTCGATGTTCTTCTTTGCCGCGTTGGCATTGGCATCCACGACCGCCTTATCTGCTTTCACCTGACGATCTAAATCTTTCTTTTCCAGATCATGAGTCTTATCCGCATTTGCCTTGGCGGCGTCGAGGCTCTTCTTAGCCAGATCAAGCTCTTGCTTTTTGTTGTCAATCGCTTGCTCAGTTGCTTCATGCTTTACGTCTGATGCGGCTTTCAGCTCACTAGCCTTCTGATCGATCAATGCTTTCTGCTCGTCTTTTTGAGCATCAATATCCTTCTTCTGTTCTGCAACTTCGTGCGCCCGTTCGCTGCAAGAGCAAAGCAACAACGTCATCCCACACGCCACAAACAAAGACTTTGCTTTTCCGTCTACCATTTTCAATTCCTCTGTGATGAGATACCGCCGATACGTTGATGTGGGACCAACTGAGCTGCTGAAAAGTTCCCGCAGGAATGCTCCGGCGAATATTGTTGACAATCAATTGCGATATCATGGAGCGCACCCGTCCAGGGATCAGCGAACGTCTCACATGGAGCGCACCCGTCCCGGGTGCACGATGCTAACATTCAAATGCTCTCTCGTATTTACGAGCGCAATTACTAGAGAAACATAGTGTCGCCAAACGTTTTATCGCCAGAAGATGCGTCGCCAAAGAAGCCAATCGAATTGCTGGCTGTAGCGATCCTGCTTTTGCTTATCGGCACCGGCGCGTTCATGCGTTTCGAAAAACTGGATGACAAAGAATTCTGGCACGACGAGTCATTCACAGCGCTGGTTCTATCTGGTCGCACGACATCTGAGATGAAATCAGAACTATCGACCAAACCCTGTCAGATTTCCGATTTAACAAAATATCGAACCATCAATGATTCTACGAGCGCCGGTTCCATACTCCACTCTCTAGGCGAGGACGAACCTGGACACGCACCACTGTTCTACTTTATCGAGTGGGCGTTTTGCAGTGTTCTCGGCACGACACCACTGACGATGCGATTAACTTGTGCACTGATCAGTCTCCTCACTCTGCCGGTCTTCTATTGGTTAGCGCTGGAAACTTACCAATCAAAACAAATAGCTCTGCTCACAACTGCATTTGCCAGCCTGTCACCTCTGCTCATCTACTATGCACAGGAAGCGCGCGACTATTCACTTGGCGTACTCCTGATGACACTGTCGAGTGCACTACTTCTAGCCGGCCTGAGAACCGGCAAAAAGGCGATGTGGATCGGCTATACAGCAGCTCTAGCGATCGGACTTTACAGCTGGCTTTTCACTACAATTATCGTTGCTGCCCACATACTTTATGTCGCAATCACGCAACCGCGTGGCAAGACAGTCTGGCTTCCATTCGCGATTTCAATTGCAGTTGCCTGTCTGACATTCACACCCTGGCTCATTTTTCTCTCCGCACATTCCAACGACTTCAAACGAGCATACGATTGGGTGCAAGCACCAATTACAAAGTCGGAGTTACTGAGCGTCTGGCTGGCAATTCCATACAAAGCTTTTGCTCTGTTTGGCTTCAAGACGGCAAAATTATCCGCCCCCCTCTTGCTTGTTACCATGCTGCAGACGGCAGCGGTCGCACTAGCTGCAATACCATTCCGAAACACTAAATACATTCACATCGCTGTCATCGTCACTTGGTTAGTAGTTTTTGCCGGACAGGATGTGCTGACGGAAGGCGCTCGTTCAGCAGTTTTCAGATATCAGACGGCAATCATCGTGAGTATACTCTTTCTTTTTTCTGCCCTGATTGAGTTTCTATGGAAGAAAACTAGATTATTGAAAGGTTTGGCTCTGCTCGTCGTCACGTTCACTTTCGGAATCGAACTACTCTCCGATAATTACATGTTAAATTGCAAAATCTGGCCAGACAAGGCAATAAACTTACGCTTTACTTTGCCGGTCGCGGAACACTTGAACAAAGAGCCGTCTGCTGTGTTGGTTGTCGAAGAGCAAACCATAAATCCAACTGAACTACTGGATTTGAGCTTTCAAACTCATCCTGACTGCCCAATCATTTTCTTAAGTGCCGACAAACCTCAGACAATCCCTGCTCACAGCGAGATTTTGTATTTGCTGAATCCGTCGGAGCGTCTCACAACTGAACTCTCATCAAAATACGAAATCAGCGACAGCGTAGACAAGTTTCCATATCTCAAACGAGCGCAGAAACAGCAATGAGTTAGACAGTCACTTTGCAGAATCGCTTTTGTAGACTGGTTGACCTTTGAAATACGTCCGCAGTACATGCACACTGTGTATCGTCGATGGATCAATCTCGAACAAATTTTTATCGAGAATCAGGAAATCGGCATCTTTTCCAACTTCGATAGAACCGGTCTCTTTTTCCTGATGGTTAACGAAAGCACCATCAATGGTGTAGGCGGCAATTATCTGTGGCAAAGAAACACACTCTTCGGGGTTAAAAGACGGCCCAGATGCGTCAGTCAAAGACCTTCTGGTAACCGCAACCTGGATGGCATCGAGCGGGTTCATCGTAGTCACAGACCAGTCACTGCCGGCTGCGACGACAGCACCAGTCTTAATAATCGAATTAATTTGATAGAGACGCCCGGTGCGTTCAGGTCCCAGCAAGGGCTCAGTACACTGAGTTATGTACGCATCACGATAGGCCCAGAATGGTTGAAAATTCGCCACCACATTCAACTTTCGAAAGCGTGGAATATCAGCTGGCTGTATCAGCTCGAGGTGCGCGACATGATGGCGATTGTCATTTTGACCGTTCGTAGACCTGGCCAGTTCCAAGGCATCTAGAGCCTGATGTACAGCCGCGTCACCTATAGCATGTGTATGTACCTGAAAGTTGTTCTTATCCAATTCTTGAACGATGCTATTAAGTCGCTCAGTGGAGAAATTAAGCAATCCAGAAGTGTCATGTTTGTCGGTATACGGTGAAGAAAGCGCGGCAGTATGCGTTTCAACAACACCATCAGCAAATATTTTAGCCGAGGTCGGACGAACAAATGGCGACAAATATTTGTCGCGCAGCACAACAAAATCTTTCACCTGCTCAGGACCACGCTGCGGGTCAACATGCAGCGCAGCTACCAGCCGCACCGTCAAACGGCGCCAGTTAGCCACTTCAGTGTAAGTTTTCAGAGAGTCTTCATCTGCACATGCATCTTGCAGCGATGTGATTCCAAAACTATTTGCCATTCTCAAAGCGCGCATCAGCCCCTCTTGCCGCTCTTCCCTCGTGGGTTTTGGAACGAGTCTGCTGACCAGCTCAGTTGCCGATTCACGCAAGGTTCCTGCCGGTTCACCCCCTGCGGTTCGCTCGATTATTCCCAGAGGCGGATTCGGAGTAGAGCTGGTGATGTGTGCAAGTTGTAGAGCCTTTGAATTCACCCATGCAGAATGAGCGTCTTGTGAGACAAAATAGGCCGGCCGGTCGGGAATTAAGGCATCTAGATCTTGCCTGGTAGGACAAGCATCAGGAAACAATGGCAGGCTCCAACCGCTGCCTGTTATCCATGCCGACTGTCGGTGATCTTTGACGTATTTCTTGATAATGTCGAGCACCTCAGCCCTCGATCCCGCGTCATCAAGCCTGCAGTGAGCAAGTTCTATTCCGCTATCGATAGGGTGAACATGACTGTCATGAAAACCCGGTAGAACCATTTCGCCATGAAGCGAAATCCGTTCAGTCCCCGGTCCGACAAAATCGCCCACCGCCCGATCGTCTCCGACAAAAATGATCTTGCCGTCTTTGACAGCCATGGAATGCGCCCAGCTCCTCGCGCCGTCAACCGTATATATGTCGGCTCCTGTTACGACCAGGTCAGCATTATGAGGACCATCCGCCAGACAGGCAGGGAGACAGCCGAGAAGGCTGAGCACGAGTGCCATCTTGGCAATGCTTCGGTACATTTCATACCTCGCGACGAATGAAATCGAGAGTGGACTGAATTATTCTAGAATACATGCGAAGATTGTTGCGTTAACAGGTTTGTTGAAATGGCGTTGGAAAGAGACTTTGACGTTGTCATCATCGGCGCAGGCGGTGCGGGAATGATGTGTGCTCGCACAGCAGCAGGTCGCGGACGCAAAGTGATTCTTCTAGATCACTCCACCAAAATCGGCAGGAAGATTCTCATATCCGGCGGTGGTCGCTGCAACTTTACCAACACCGGTGCCACCGCAGACTCTTTTGTTTCGAAAAACCCCCACTTCTGCAAATCCGCACTTTCAAAATTTACGCCTCAAGATTTTATTGCTCTGGTCAAAAAGCACAAAATAGGATTCCACGAAAAGAAGCTGGGACAGCTATTCTGCGACGATTCAGCCTCGCAAATTGTAGACATGCTCGTCGAGGAATGCGACGACGCCGGAGCACGATTTCAAATGGATTGCAAAATATTTGCAATTGAAAAGAAAGACAGATTTATCATTTCCACAAGTGAAGGAGATTTCCGGTGCGAATCGCTAGTTGTGGCTACGGGCGGACTATCCATTCCACAAATCGGTGCCACTGGATTTGGTTATGACATCGCCAGACAGTTCGGTCTGAAGATTGTAGAAACAGCGCCGGCCTTAGATGGCTTTAACTTCAGCAAAGCAGACGCAGAGCACTTCAAAGACTTACCTGGCATTTCCTTAGACACAACAGTAACCTGCAATAAAGCTGCTTTTAGAGAAAACATACTCTTCACCCATACAGGCTTAAGTGGACCAGCGAGCTTGCAGGCATCGCTTTACTGGCACAAAGGAGATGCCATAAAAATAGATTTGCTGCCCCAATTCGACGCAGAGAAATGGCTAACCCGCATAAAAAACTCCAACAACAACAAAGTAGAAGTAAAAAACGTTCTCAGTGAGAAGCTGCCAAAACGATTTGCCGAAAAATTTACTCAGATGATCAATTTGAATCGACCGATTAATCAACTAAACGAGAAGCAAATCAATTCTCTGGCTCAAAATTTACATAGTTGGTCGCTCTTCCCGGCGGGCACTGTGGGTTACAGAAAAGCTGAGGTGACGCGAGGCGGAGTGGACACACAAGAGCTTTCCTCACAATCAATGGAGTCGAAAAAAGTCCCCGGACTTTACTTTATAGGCGAAGTCGTGGACGTTACTGGTCAACTGGGCGGATATAATTTTCAATGGGCTTGGGCTTCCGGCTATGCAGCGGGAATGCATTGTTAGCCGGGCAACAGCTGGTATCCGATGGAAACAGATTCGAAATTGAGAAAAGCAATAGCTGCAATATTCTTATGCACTCTTGCAGGCATTACACCCGAGCCAGCCTTCTGCAGAAAACTGACGACCTACGAACAAGCACTTGGAGATATAGATAATAAGCGCTTTGAGAGTGCTCAGCTGAAACTGCTGAATATTCTTGCAAAAAATCCCTCTGACGCAGATGCACACGCTGAACTCTCCAGAACTTATATGGATACCAATCAGATCGATAAAGCGTTCATCGAAGCAAACAAAGCTATTCAGTATGATCCTCGAATGTTTCGAGCGTACGCGACGAAGGCATACTGCGAATTTCGCCAGAATCATATGAAAGAGGGCTTCAATGATTCCGCAACGGTGTTGAAACTGTACACGGTAAATCCGCTGGATTGGACAGCCTGGTACACTCATAAAAATCTCTCCCATGCATACCAAATGACGCACCGCGCAAAAGAGTTTGCGGAAGTACAGACTAACGTCTACATTTGTGATCTGCTCACGGCCGCCGATGAAGCTCGCAATGCAGGTCAACTCAACGAATCTTTGCAAAAAATCGATTCTGCCCTGAAAGTCGATTCCAGAATTCCTGACTTGTGGTTTTTCAGAGGCGTGATTTATCAAAATCAAGGTCAGAACGCTCAAGCTCTAGCGGATTTCAGTAAAGCAATTGCGCTGACCCCCACTGCTGTGCCCATGCTCTACTATTTTCGAGGCGACACTTACCAGCAGCTCGGAAAGCATCAACAAGCAATCGCTGATTTCACTAAAATAATTCAAGCCAAGCCTAAATTAGTGGCGTACCGTTTTGTCTGCGAAACAGGTCGGTTCCGAAGTGAAGGTATGCGTGAAGATTTAGCTCCGGTGTCGCTTGGCGATATCTATGTGCTGCGCGCACAGTCTTACGCTATTCTGAAAGATAAGGTCCGAGCCCGCAAAGATCTTGAAACAGCAAGCCAGCTGGACCCCACTGACGATAAGGCTATTGCCAAGAAAGCGGAGCTCCACCTGGAAGCAGGAATGCCTGAACAGGCAATCAAAGATTACTCGAAATCGGTCGCCGCGAATCCAAATGATTGGACAAGGTATAAAGAGCGCGCTGATGCTTACATGCAACTTGGCAAAAACAAAGAAGCACTTGATGATTACACGCAGGTGATCAAACTCACTCCCAATGAACCTGGTGCATACATGTTGCGGGCAGTCGCTCTTAAATCGATGAAAAAATATGCCCAGGCAATTGCTGATTTTTCAAAAGTATTGCAGCTGCGCAACGATGATGATGACGCATACATGGAGCGAGCTGAGTGCTACAGACTGATGCACCGTTACAACGATGCGCTCGCGGATCTCGACAAAGCAACGAACCTGGCGCACGCCAGCAAGACATTTATCAACGAAGAGCGCTCAAAGATCCGTGCAGAGATGAAAGAATCTAACTATAGCGACGGTTCACAAACAAGTTTAGAAAGCGGTTCACAAACGAGTCTAGCTGACATTTCAAAAACGAGTTCGACAGACAGTGCACAAACAGTCTCAACAGACATCTCACAACCGAAGAAGAACAAAACAGAGCATTCCGGCAAAGAGGAAAACTGGCTGGCGCTGGCACTTGCAGCAGCGCTCGGTGTCATGGTGATTGGTTTGCTTGCTGCACATCTCATGCGTTCTAAGAACAAGCGCTAGCAATTCAGATGTTGAATTTTTTCCTCGCTGCCGCAACTGAAGCATCCGCCTTTGGTGGATTTTTCAAATCTTCCAAAATCGCAGGCAGTGCCTTTCGCGCTGCCAGTTCGCCAGACAATTCGGCTTTCTTTGCATAGAAAGTCTTCTTTGTCAGAACTGGAATCGTCGTCACATCCGGATTGATCACAACATCCGCAAATTGCAGTTGGCGCTCATCAGCGATGGCAAGCACGATGTCGGCCATACGTGATGCGATTCCTTTATATGATTTGAATTTTCGAGCCGGAATCTGTTGCATCGGCTCATCGACGAGCACTGCGATTACTATG encodes:
- a CDS encoding tetratricopeptide repeat protein, with product METDSKLRKAIAAIFLCTLAGITPEPAFCRKLTTYEQALGDIDNKRFESAQLKLLNILAKNPSDADAHAELSRTYMDTNQIDKAFIEANKAIQYDPRMFRAYATKAYCEFRQNHMKEGFNDSATVLKLYTVNPLDWTAWYTHKNLSHAYQMTHRAKEFAEVQTNVYICDLLTAADEARNAGQLNESLQKIDSALKVDSRIPDLWFFRGVIYQNQGQNAQALADFSKAIALTPTAVPMLYYFRGDTYQQLGKHQQAIADFTKIIQAKPKLVAYRFVCETGRFRSEGMREDLAPVSLGDIYVLRAQSYAILKDKVRARKDLETASQLDPTDDKAIAKKAELHLEAGMPEQAIKDYSKSVAANPNDWTRYKERADAYMQLGKNKEALDDYTQVIKLTPNEPGAYMLRAVALKSMKKYAQAIADFSKVLQLRNDDDDAYMERAECYRLMHRYNDALADLDKATNLAHASKTFINEERSKIRAEMKESNYSDGSQTSLESGSQTSLADISKTSSTDSAQTVSTDISQPKKNKTEHSGKEENWLALALAAALGVMVIGLLAAHLMRSKNKR
- a CDS encoding nucleoside deaminase — encoded protein: MERFLKEAIAEARLGLSEGGIPIGSVLVRDGKVIGRGHNRRVQHNNPTAHAEIDCLANAGRINDYSDTVLYSTLMPCAMCAGAAVQFKVPIVVAGENRTFKSAGGWMESMGTKVIDMDSDECFQMLADFAKAYPDIWNEDIGIPTKK
- a CDS encoding amidohydrolase, whose translation is MYRSIAKMALVLSLLGCLPACLADGPHNADLVVTGADIYTVDGARSWAHSMAVKDGKIIFVGDDRAVGDFVGPGTERISLHGEMVLPGFHDSHVHPIDSGIELAHCRLDDAGSRAEVLDIIKKYVKDHRQSAWITGSGWSLPLFPDACPTRQDLDALIPDRPAYFVSQDAHSAWVNSKALQLAHITSSTPNPPLGIIERTAGGEPAGTLRESATELVSRLVPKPTREERQEGLMRALRMANSFGITSLQDACADEDSLKTYTEVANWRRLTVRLVAALHVDPQRGPEQVKDFVVLRDKYLSPFVRPTSAKIFADGVVETHTAALSSPYTDKHDTSGLLNFSTERLNSIVQELDKNNFQVHTHAIGDAAVHQALDALELARSTNGQNDNRHHVAHLELIQPADIPRFRKLNVVANFQPFWAYRDAYITQCTEPLLGPERTGRLYQINSIIKTGAVVAAGSDWSVTTMNPLDAIQVAVTRRSLTDASGPSFNPEECVSLPQIIAAYTIDGAFVNHQEKETGSIEVGKDADFLILDKNLFEIDPSTIHSVHVLRTYFKGQPVYKSDSAK
- a CDS encoding NAD(P)/FAD-dependent oxidoreductase, which codes for MALERDFDVVIIGAGGAGMMCARTAAGRGRKVILLDHSTKIGRKILISGGGRCNFTNTGATADSFVSKNPHFCKSALSKFTPQDFIALVKKHKIGFHEKKLGQLFCDDSASQIVDMLVEECDDAGARFQMDCKIFAIEKKDRFIISTSEGDFRCESLVVATGGLSIPQIGATGFGYDIARQFGLKIVETAPALDGFNFSKADAEHFKDLPGISLDTTVTCNKAAFRENILFTHTGLSGPASLQASLYWHKGDAIKIDLLPQFDAEKWLTRIKNSNNNKVEVKNVLSEKLPKRFAEKFTQMINLNRPINQLNEKQINSLAQNLHSWSLFPAGTVGYRKAEVTRGGVDTQELSSQSMESKKVPGLYFIGEVVDVTGQLGGYNFQWAWASGYAAGMHC
- a CDS encoding phospholipid carrier-dependent glycosyltransferase; translation: MSPNVLSPEDASPKKPIELLAVAILLLLIGTGAFMRFEKLDDKEFWHDESFTALVLSGRTTSEMKSELSTKPCQISDLTKYRTINDSTSAGSILHSLGEDEPGHAPLFYFIEWAFCSVLGTTPLTMRLTCALISLLTLPVFYWLALETYQSKQIALLTTAFASLSPLLIYYAQEARDYSLGVLLMTLSSALLLAGLRTGKKAMWIGYTAALAIGLYSWLFTTIIVAAHILYVAITQPRGKTVWLPFAISIAVACLTFTPWLIFLSAHSNDFKRAYDWVQAPITKSELLSVWLAIPYKAFALFGFKTAKLSAPLLLVTMLQTAAVALAAIPFRNTKYIHIAVIVTWLVVFAGQDVLTEGARSAVFRYQTAIIVSILFLFSALIEFLWKKTRLLKGLALLVVTFTFGIELLSDNYMLNCKIWPDKAINLRFTLPVAEHLNKEPSAVLVVEEQTINPTELLDLSFQTHPDCPIIFLSADKPQTIPAHSEILYLLNPSERLTTELSSKYEISDSVDKFPYLKRAQKQQ
- a CDS encoding nitrate reductase, translating into MDANLVEEHSDGRVELRDEGIISSSPLYNHDLAPVAVAKRNWSTYNFAALWVGMAACIPTYMLSSGLIASGMNWWQAIITIMLGNIIVLIPILLNSHPGTKYGIPFPVFARAAYGTYGSNLPALMRALVACGWFGIQSWLGGKALHTLFTALYKDWPTLLGGPTLLEHSLTEWISFAIFWSLNVLVIYRGMDLLKKIEGLAAPFVLLMCGLLVVWAVSSAHGVGTLLSDPGKFKDFPSFIAVFIPSLTGMIGFWATLSLNMPDFTRYGRSQKEQTIGQVVALPAAMTLLSMMGVIVTSAAQVIYPNTSIKVLWDPISLISLFTDPLTVFIAMFTVAVATLAMNIAANVVSPANDFSNAFPRYIDFRTGGLITAILGVLMQPWKLIADPSGYIFQWLVGYSGGLGSIAGVLIIDYWIVKKKTLALPDLYLVDGIYKYRGGSNPAALVATLVGCAAAWVGWFYPPLKILFDYAWFVGFATSAIIYLALMSKSSQPASSK